Within Bifidobacterium dentium JCM 1195 = DSM 20436, the genomic segment CGGCATCTGTTCCGTGACGTCGAATACCGGAACGTCGGACTTCTGTGCGGTGCCGGTCAGCAGATTCGTGGCATCGCTGGCTTCCTGCACGTTGTTGACCAGCAGGTCGACCTGATGCTTTTCCAGCAATTCCTGGAAGGCCTGTAGATCGGCCGGCGCCGGTTCCGCGTCGGAGGCGGCCGATTGCGCATATCCTTCGGGGGTCTTGTCATCAAAGCCCATATCGCTCAGCAGATAGTATGCGACCGCTTCGGTGGCCGCATATGTGGCGCCTTTATGCGTGCTGCTGAAGGTTTTCATCGCCTTCTCGACCTTGCTCTCCCGTTTGTTCCACGCGGAAAGCTTGCCTGCGAAGTATTTCTTCCGTGCCGGCATGATGCGGCTGTAGGTGTCGGCCAGCTCCTTGGCCATGGCGTTGCGGGCGTCGTTGGAGAACCACAGGTGAGGATTGTCCCCCTCCATGGCTCCGACCATTTGCGCCGCAGATACGCTGACGGTGCCCTTCGTCAGATTCTTCGTGGCCCAGGCGTCATAGCCGGCTCCGTTGGAGACGACGACCTGTGCCTTCTGAAGAGCGGCGACATCGGCGGTCTTGGGCTCGAAATCATGGGCGTCCACGGAGGTCGAGTTCAGAATGGAAGTCACCTTCACATAGGTTCCGCCGATCTGCTCCGCAAGGGAGCCCCATTGATTGACCGATGCGACTACGGTGATGGGGGAGGTCTGCTCGCTCGTCGAAGCCGAAGCGGTCGGTCGCTCGTCCGGCGAATCGTGGCCGAAGCAGGCGGTGGCGCCGAACACCATGCACATGACGATGCCGGCGGCAACGGTACGTAGGAGGGAACGCTGATGCAGACGCATGCTGGAATGCCTTCTTCCTAAAATCATCCCGGTCGTGTTCGTCTCGCGAACGTGCGCACGACTTCCGACTGAAACCAAGATAGCCTACGATACATGCAAACGCCAATAGGCCAAGGTCATCTACACGAAGGGAACGCCCGTATGGCAACGAAAATCGACGGCAAGATGATATCCGCACGCATCAAGGAGGACCTTGCTCGGCGGGTCGCCGCATTGAAGCAGCGGGGCGTCGAACCGGGATTGGGGACCATTCTGGTCGGTTCCGACCCGGGTTCGGTCAAATACGTCGCCGGCAAGCATGCCGACTGCGCCGAGATCGGCGTGACGTCCATCAAGCGCGAATTGCCTGCGGATGCCACCTTCGATCAGATTGCGGCGGCGGTGAATGAACTGAACGCCGACCCCGCCTGCACCGGCTACATCGTGCAGTTGCCGTTGCCGAAAGGCATTGACGAAAACGCCGTCATCGACCTGATCGATCCGAAAAAGGACGCGGACGGCATGCATCCCTACAATCTGGGCGAGCTGGTGTTGCATCCCCGTGGCGAGATCGCCACGCCGTTGCCGTGCACGCCACGTGGCGTCATCGAACTGCTTGGAGCCTATGACATCGATCTGAATGGCAAGGAGGTATGCGTGCTTGGGCGCGGCATCACCATCGGCCGCACCATTGGACTGATGCTCACGCGCAAGGAAGTCAATGCCACGGTCACGCTATGCCATACCGGTACCAAGGACGTGCGAGACCACATGCGTCGCGCCGATGTGATCGTGGCCGCGATGGGTTCCGCCGCGTTCGTCAAACCGGACGACATCAAGGAAGGGGCGGTGCTTGTCGATGTTGGCGTCTCCCGAGTATTCGATGAGGAGGCCGGCCGTTACCGTGTCAGGGGTGATATCGACAAAGCCTGTTACGAGAAGGCCTCGGCCTATACGCCGAATCCAGGGGGAGTGGGTCCGATGACCCGTGCCATGCTGCTGGAGAACGTGGTCGAAATGGCCGAACGCCGGCACTGAGAGAGCAAGCCGATTATTTCGGGCGTGTCGCGTGAAGATTCCGCTCGTTTTTGTGCACGGTCTCCTGTAGACTTAAGTTTTGTGTGTGCTGTACGCGCACCCGGTATAACTGAAGAACGATTTTATCCATCCACTATTTGTAAGAAACCAAATTAATGGCAGAGAACAATAACGAAGTCGCCAAGGTCGCCATCAACGACATCGGCACCGAAGAGGACTTCATCAAGGCAGTCGATTCCACCATCAAGAACTTCGATGATGGTGATCTGGTCGAAGGTACCGTCGTCAAGGTCGATCACGACGAGGTGCTGCTCGACATCGGCTACAAGACCGAGGGCGTCATTCCCTCCCGTGAGCTTTCCATCAAGAAGGACGTTGATCCTGACGAAGTCGTCGAGGTCGGCGACACCATCGAGGCTCTTGTCGTCACCAAGGAAGACAAGGAAGGCCGTCTGATCCTGTCCAAGAAGCGTGCACAGTACGAGCGCGCCTGGGGCGATATCGAGAAGATCAAGGAAGCCGATGGCGTTGTCGAAGGTACCGTCATCGAAGCCGTCAAGGGCGGCCTTATCGTCGACATCGGCCTGCGTGGCTTCCTGCCGGCATCGCTGGTCGAAATGCGTCGCGTGCGCGACCTGTCCCCGTACATTGGCCAGAAGATCAAGGCCAAGATTCTCGAGCTCGACAAGAACCGCAACAACGTGGTCCTTTCCCGTCGTCAGTACCTCGAAGAGACCCAGTCCGAAGTGCGTGAGACCTTCCTGTCTCAGCTCAAGAAGGGCCAGATTCGTGAAGGCGTCGTGTCCTCCATCGTCAACTTCGGCGCATTCGTCGATCTGGGCGGCGTTGACGGCCTGATTCACGTTTCCGAGCTGTCCTGGAAGCACATCGACCACCCGTCCGAGGTCGTCAAGGTCGGCGATAAGGTCACCGTCGAGGTGCTCGACGTCGATCTCGACCGTGAGCGCATCTCCCTGTCCCTCAAGGCCACCCAGGAAGATCCGTGGCAGCGCTTCGCTCGCACCCACGTTCCTGGCCAGATCGTCAAGGGCAAGGTCACCAAGATCGTTCAGTTCGGTGTCTTCATCTCCGTCGAAGACGGCATCGAAGGCCTCGTGCACATCTCCGAGCTGGCCAACCGCCACGTGGAGAACCCGGAGACCGTCGTCAAGCCGGGCGAAGAGGTCTTCGTCAAGGTGATCGACGTCGATCTTGATCGTCGCCGCATCTCCCTGTCCCTCAAGCAGGCCAACGACTCCGTCGATCCGGCTTCCGAGGACTTCGATCCGGCTCTGTACGGCATGCCGGCAGAGTACGACGAGCAGGGCAACTACAAGTATCCGGAAGGCTTCGACCCGGCAACCAACGAGTGGATCGCTGGTTACGAGAAGCAGCGTGAGGAGTGGGAGGCCCAGTACGCGGCAGCCCACGACCTGTGGGAGCAGCACAAGGAGTTCGTCGCCAAGGAACTCGAGAACGCAGCCGCTTCCGCCGCCGAGGACGGCCAGGCTCCGAAGGAAGAGAAGGTCGAAGAGGTGTCCAACTACTCCTCCGAGAACACTTCCGCCGGTACCCTTGCCGACTCCGACCAGCTCGCCGCTCTGCGCGACCAGCTGCTCGGCAAGTGATTGGCCTGTGCTGACGGGCAACCGTTAGGCAGATGACTTCAAACCCCGTACCTATGTGGTGCGGGGTTTTTCGCTGCCATAATCTTCTTCCCGTCACTCCGATGGATATCATGCATACCTTCCATCGCCGTGAGCGGAGCATGTTGAGCCCGGAGCATTGCACCGCCTTGCCGGTGTCCGTTCGACTCGGCACAATGACAGATGTGACGATTCGAATTGGTCTGACTGGCGGCATCGCAGCCGGCAAAAGTACGGTATCCGCCCATCTGTGCGATCTTGGTGCGTTCGTCATTGATTATGACGAGCTGGCTCGTGAGGTGGTTGCCCCGGGAAGCGAGGGGCTGCGTCGAATCGTTGATTCTTTCGGTGCGGATGCGCTGGATGAGCGGGGCGAGCTGAATCGTGCGTGGATGGCGGAACAAGTGTTTTCAGGCCAGACTTCGGCGGGGATGCGGAAACGGCTCGACGACATCGAACATCCGCTGATCTATCAGTTGGCGTTGCGCAGGGAGCGTGAGGCAATGGCGGCGAACCCGCAGGCCGTGATCGTGCATGATGTTCCGCTGTTGGCTGAGGTCATCGACGACATGCCGGTGCGTTTCGACCATATCGTCACCGTCGAGGCGCCGGAGGATATGCGTGTGAGACGGATGATGGCGACCCGGAACATGAGCGAGGAACAGGCCTGGGCGCGTGTCGGCCATCAATCCTCGGCACAGGAACGCATGGCCATCGCCGATGTGGTCATCGACGCCACACATAATATAGAACGTATGTTCGAAGATGTTGATAGACTGTACGCACAGTGGCGCTTGGAAGCAAGGTGATCGGCATGGGATTCGAAATCGAACGTGTAGACAAACCGTTTGTGGTCAAATCACCATATCGGCCGTCAGGAGACCAGCCGAAGGCCATTGAGGAGCTGGCCACCCGTATCGAAAACGGTGAGAACGATGTGGTGCTTATGGGCGCTACGGGAACCGGCAAAACGGCTACCACCGCATGGCTGATCGAACGGTTGCAACGCCCGACGCTCATCATCGAGCCGAACAAGACGCTCGCTGCACAGCTGTGCGCCGAGTTCCGCGAGCTCATGCCCGACAACGCAGTGAGCTATTTCGTCTCCTATTACGACTACTACCAGCCTGAAGCCTACATTCCACAGACCGACACCTATATTGAAAAGGACTCCAACATCAATGACGATGTGGAGCGGCTGCGTCATGCGGCCACCGCGAACCTGCTGACACGGCGTGATTGCGTGGTCGTGGCCACCGTCTCCTGCATCTACGGCTTGGGCACCCCGGAAGAGTATGCCGGCCGCATGCTGTTTCTCAAGGAAGGCCAGCAGATAGATCGCGACGAGCTGTTGCGCATGTTCGTGTCGATGCAGTACAAGCGTAACGACATCGCCTTCACCCGCGGCACCTTTCGAGTGCGTGGTGACACCGTCGAAATCATTCCGGTATATGAGGAACTCGCCATCCGCATAGAATTTTTCGGCGATGAAATCGACCATATCTCGACCCTGCATCCCCTGACCGGCGACGTGATCGATCACGAGCCGCAGGTGCACATCTTCCCGGCCTCGCATTATGTGGCCGGACCTGAACGCATGGAGCGTGCACTGGCCACCATCAAGGAGGAACTCGACCAACGTGTGGCCGAATTGCGTAAGCAGGGCAAGGAACTCGAGGCGCAGCGCCTCACCATGCGCACCACATATGATCTGGAAATGCTCACCCAAGTGGGTGTATGTTCCGGCGTGGAGAATTATTCCCGTCATTTTGACGGGCGCGAACCCGGTACCCCGCCGCACACCCTGCTCGATTTCTTTCCCGACGACTTCCTGCTGGTCATCGACGAATCACATGTCACCGTGCCGCAGATCGGTGCCATGTACGAGGGGGATGCCAGCAGAAAACGTACCTTGGTGGAGCACGGCTTCCGTCTGCCCTCCGCAATGGACAATCGTCCGCTCAAATGGCCGGAATTTCTGCAACGCGTCGGCCAGACCGTATATCTGTCCGCGACGCCGGGCGATTACGAACTGGGTCTGAGCGATGGTGTGGTGGAACAGATCATCCGTCCGACAGGCCTTGTTGATCCGAAGATCGACGTACGGCCCGTGGAAGGGCAGATCGACGATCTTCTGGCCGAAATCAAGGATCGTGTCGCCAGGAACGAACGTGCGCTCGTCACCACGCTCACCAAGAAGATGGCCGAGGACCTTACCGATTATCTGTTGGAACGCGGCATCAAGGTCGAATACCTGCATTCCGACGTCGATACGTTACGCCGAGTCGAACTGTTGCGTGAACTACGCGAAGGTAAGATCGACGTCATCGTCGGCATCAATCTGTTGCGGGAAGGCCTCGATCTGCCGGAGGTCTCGCTGGTGGCGATTCTCGATGCCGACAAGGAAGGATTCCTGCGCTCCTATCGTTCGCTGATTCAGACCATCGGCCGTGCCGCACGAAATGTGTCCGGCACCGTCATCATGTATGCCGATGACGTCACCGAAGCCATGCACAAGGCCATCGATGAAACCAACCGTCGCCGTGACATTCAGATTGCCTACAACAAGGAGCATGGCATCGATCCGAAACCGTTGATCAAAAAGATCAGCGACGTCAACGATATGTTGGCCAAGGAGGACGTCGATACGCAGACCTTGCTCGGCACCGGCTACCGTAACGCCGACAAGGCGGGCAATTCGCATCTGGGCGTGCCGACCTTCGACAGGAGCGAATCCGACAAGCGCCATGAGGAGATACTTAAGGCCGGCCTGCCGGCACAGGATCTCGCCGACCTTATCCGTCAGCTCTCCGACCAGATGCATACGGCGGCCGAACAACTCCAATTCGAGCTTGCGGCACGTCTGCGTGACGAAATCAGGGATCTGAAGAAGGAGCTGCGGCAGATGACCGAGGCCGGCAAATGATGTTCGTCCGGTCATGTGGCTTACGTACCATGGGGAATTATGGCTGAAACCCCTCTTGCATTCATGATCGTCACATTTGTGACGCTTGGTATCTTCTTCATCGTCGATTTGTTCGTGATCGGTCGCAAGCCACATGTGCCCTCCACCAAGGAATGCGTGCAGCATATCGCTTTTTTCGTGGTCATGGCATTGATTTTCGGCGGATTGATGTGGTACTTTGCGGGTGCCAAGCCGGCCATTGAATTCTATTCGGGCTGGCTTACCGAGTACTCCCTAAGCATCGATAACCTGTTCGTGTTCGTCATCATCATGTCGAATTTCGCCGTGCCGAAACGGCTGCAGAAATTCGTGCTGTCCGTTGGCATCGCCGTCGCCCTCATACTGCGCGGTTGCTTCATTCTGGTCGGTGCGGCCATTATCTCCCGCTTCACGTGGGTGTTCTTTCTGTTCGGCGCGTTCCTTATCGTCACCGCCGTCAAACTCGTCGCCGGAGAAGAGGAGGACGAGGAATACCACGAGAACGGACTGATTCGCGCGCTGCACAAGGTCATCAGGATCACCGATGAATATGACGGCGAAAAACTGCGTACCGTGAAGAACGGAGTCAAGTACTGGACACCGATGCTCATCGTGTTTCTGACCATCGGTACCACGGATGTGATGTTCGCCTTCGACTCGATTCCGGCCATCTTCGGACTGACCAAGGACCCGTTCATTGTGTTCACCTCCAATGTGTTCGCATTGCTTGGTCTGCAACAGCTGTATTTCCTGCTTGGCGAGTTGCTCGACAAGCTGGTCTATCTGCCGCTTGGTCTGTCCGTCGTGCTCGGCTTCATCGGCGTGAAGCTCATCATGGAGGCCATGCACGGCAATTCCCTGCCGTTCGTCAACGGCGGAAGGCCCGTTCACTGGGTTCCGGAAGTGCCGACATGGCTGTCCTTGGCCGTGATCGTCGTGGCCATAGGAGGTTCCGCGCTGGCCAGTGTGCTGAAGATGCGATCCGTGGAGGCCAACGCCCGGTGACTGGTCGGTGAACGGCATGAAAACTGAGGTTTTCGTTCTCCCGACAAAAATGTGAGCGCTCACAACACGCCTCTGTCCGGAGTGGAAGTGAGCGCTTTTTGCTAGTAAACTATGCCATTGGAAACAGGGTCGTCAGATCCAAATCAAATTAGAACAGGAATAGGCAGGCATACATGCGTAAAGCCAAGATCGTAGATACCATCGGTCCCGCTACCGAGTCTCTGGAAGGCATCACCAGCCTCGTCGAAGCAGGTATGGACGTTGCTCGTCTGAACCGCTCCCATGGCACTCCTGAAGACCACCTGAAGGTCTACAACAACCTTCGTGCAGCCGCCAAGGCCACCGGTCGCAATGTTGCCGCACTGGTCGATCTGCAGGGCCCGAAGATTCGTTGCGGTTGGTTCAAGAAGAACGCCGAAGGCGAAGACAAGGTTCAGCTGACCGAAGGCCAGGAGTTCGTCATCACCACCGATGACATCGAAGGCGACGAGCACATCAC encodes:
- a CDS encoding metal ABC transporter solute-binding protein, Zn/Mn family; the protein is MRLHQRSLLRTVAAGIVMCMVFGATACFGHDSPDERPTASASTSEQTSPITVVASVNQWGSLAEQIGGTYVKVTSILNSTSVDAHDFEPKTADVAALQKAQVVVSNGAGYDAWATKNLTKGTVSVSAAQMVGAMEGDNPHLWFSNDARNAMAKELADTYSRIMPARKKYFAGKLSAWNKRESKVEKAMKTFSSTHKGATYAATEAVAYYLLSDMGFDDKTPEGYAQSAASDAEPAPADLQAFQELLEKHQVDLLVNNVQEASDATNLLTGTAQKSDVPVFDVTEQMPADQSSLTSWILSLVTSLTETMATTDAEDDSSENATSSPSESSESASPSENATEESQPDPGK
- a CDS encoding bifunctional methylenetetrahydrofolate dehydrogenase/methenyltetrahydrofolate cyclohydrolase, which translates into the protein MATKIDGKMISARIKEDLARRVAALKQRGVEPGLGTILVGSDPGSVKYVAGKHADCAEIGVTSIKRELPADATFDQIAAAVNELNADPACTGYIVQLPLPKGIDENAVIDLIDPKKDADGMHPYNLGELVLHPRGEIATPLPCTPRGVIELLGAYDIDLNGKEVCVLGRGITIGRTIGLMLTRKEVNATVTLCHTGTKDVRDHMRRADVIVAAMGSAAFVKPDDIKEGAVLVDVGVSRVFDEEAGRYRVRGDIDKACYEKASAYTPNPGGVGPMTRAMLLENVVEMAERRH
- the rpsA gene encoding 30S ribosomal protein S1 is translated as MAENNNEVAKVAINDIGTEEDFIKAVDSTIKNFDDGDLVEGTVVKVDHDEVLLDIGYKTEGVIPSRELSIKKDVDPDEVVEVGDTIEALVVTKEDKEGRLILSKKRAQYERAWGDIEKIKEADGVVEGTVIEAVKGGLIVDIGLRGFLPASLVEMRRVRDLSPYIGQKIKAKILELDKNRNNVVLSRRQYLEETQSEVRETFLSQLKKGQIREGVVSSIVNFGAFVDLGGVDGLIHVSELSWKHIDHPSEVVKVGDKVTVEVLDVDLDRERISLSLKATQEDPWQRFARTHVPGQIVKGKVTKIVQFGVFISVEDGIEGLVHISELANRHVENPETVVKPGEEVFVKVIDVDLDRRRISLSLKQANDSVDPASEDFDPALYGMPAEYDEQGNYKYPEGFDPATNEWIAGYEKQREEWEAQYAAAHDLWEQHKEFVAKELENAAASAAEDGQAPKEEKVEEVSNYSSENTSAGTLADSDQLAALRDQLLGK
- the coaE gene encoding dephospho-CoA kinase (Dephospho-CoA kinase (CoaE) performs the final step in coenzyme A biosynthesis.) — its product is MTIRIGLTGGIAAGKSTVSAHLCDLGAFVIDYDELAREVVAPGSEGLRRIVDSFGADALDERGELNRAWMAEQVFSGQTSAGMRKRLDDIEHPLIYQLALRREREAMAANPQAVIVHDVPLLAEVIDDMPVRFDHIVTVEAPEDMRVRRMMATRNMSEEQAWARVGHQSSAQERMAIADVVIDATHNIERMFEDVDRLYAQWRLEAR
- the uvrB gene encoding excinuclease ABC subunit UvrB — protein: MGFEIERVDKPFVVKSPYRPSGDQPKAIEELATRIENGENDVVLMGATGTGKTATTAWLIERLQRPTLIIEPNKTLAAQLCAEFRELMPDNAVSYFVSYYDYYQPEAYIPQTDTYIEKDSNINDDVERLRHAATANLLTRRDCVVVATVSCIYGLGTPEEYAGRMLFLKEGQQIDRDELLRMFVSMQYKRNDIAFTRGTFRVRGDTVEIIPVYEELAIRIEFFGDEIDHISTLHPLTGDVIDHEPQVHIFPASHYVAGPERMERALATIKEELDQRVAELRKQGKELEAQRLTMRTTYDLEMLTQVGVCSGVENYSRHFDGREPGTPPHTLLDFFPDDFLLVIDESHVTVPQIGAMYEGDASRKRTLVEHGFRLPSAMDNRPLKWPEFLQRVGQTVYLSATPGDYELGLSDGVVEQIIRPTGLVDPKIDVRPVEGQIDDLLAEIKDRVARNERALVTTLTKKMAEDLTDYLLERGIKVEYLHSDVDTLRRVELLRELREGKIDVIVGINLLREGLDLPEVSLVAILDADKEGFLRSYRSLIQTIGRAARNVSGTVIMYADDVTEAMHKAIDETNRRRDIQIAYNKEHGIDPKPLIKKISDVNDMLAKEDVDTQTLLGTGYRNADKAGNSHLGVPTFDRSESDKRHEEILKAGLPAQDLADLIRQLSDQMHTAAEQLQFELAARLRDEIRDLKKELRQMTEAGK
- a CDS encoding TerC family protein codes for the protein MAETPLAFMIVTFVTLGIFFIVDLFVIGRKPHVPSTKECVQHIAFFVVMALIFGGLMWYFAGAKPAIEFYSGWLTEYSLSIDNLFVFVIIMSNFAVPKRLQKFVLSVGIAVALILRGCFILVGAAIISRFTWVFFLFGAFLIVTAVKLVAGEEEDEEYHENGLIRALHKVIRITDEYDGEKLRTVKNGVKYWTPMLIVFLTIGTTDVMFAFDSIPAIFGLTKDPFIVFTSNVFALLGLQQLYFLLGELLDKLVYLPLGLSVVLGFIGVKLIMEAMHGNSLPFVNGGRPVHWVPEVPTWLSLAVIVVAIGGSALASVLKMRSVEANAR